From Rutidosis leptorrhynchoides isolate AG116_Rl617_1_P2 chromosome 3, CSIRO_AGI_Rlap_v1, whole genome shotgun sequence, a single genomic window includes:
- the LOC139900395 gene encoding uncharacterized protein, with product MLLALQTKNKKGFIDNTCVKDEEDEVLGKQWERCNAVVLSWILWSISEELYLGQIFSENAAVVWEELKETYDKVDGSIIFNVHQSINSFTQNGLTISEYYHKINSLWKQFDGLVKLPACTCDASKDFTEHNSLIKLMQFLMGLDDVYAPIRSNILITDPLPSVKTAFAIISREESHRGLGVKTSPGSSAFVSQVQNNNSNNRAYRGPNPNFKCTKCGMIGHTVDRCFEIIGYPPNF from the coding sequence ATGTTATTAGcactacaaactaaaaataaaaaaggTTTTATTGATAATACTTGTGttaaagatgaagaagatgaagttttAGGCAAACAATGGGAAAGATGTAATGCTGTTGTTTTGTCTTGGATTCTTTGGTCTATAAGTGAAGAGCTTTACTTGGGTCAAATTTTTTCTGAAAATGCTGCTGTAGTTTGGGAAGAACTAAAGGAAACATATGATAAAGTGGATGGGTCTATAATCTTTAATGTTCATCAATCTATTAATTCATTTACTCAAAATGGTCTTACTATTTCTGAGTATTATCATAAAATTAATTCTTTGTGGAAACAATTTGATGGTTTGGTGAAACTGCCTGCTTGTACTTGTGATGCATCAAAAGATTTTACTGAACATAATTCTTTAATAAAGTTAATGCAGTTTTTAATGGGGCTTGATGATGTGTATGCTCCAATAAGGAGTAACATTTTGATTACAGATCCATTACCCTCTGTGAAAACTGCTTTTGCAATTATATCCAGGGAGGAGTCTCATAGAGGGTTGGGTGTTAAAACTAGTCCTGGTTCTTCAGCTTTTGTGAGTCAAGTTcagaataataatagtaacaacagAGCTTATAGAGGTCCTAATCCAAATTTTAAATGTACAAAGTGTGGTATGATAGGGCATACTGTTGACAGGTGTTTTGAAATTATTGGTTATCCTCcaaatttttaa
- the LOC139896824 gene encoding uncharacterized protein, with the protein MPKTIPPLQEHKKLFHRRNGSGEFHTFAGYFETTNSAFTHKNYMKEGVGRLSLDIPNNRSRNSIPLHDMIMENRNPIPLQTAIIMDHNPMLIKNEKKHKQPSSPGGKLAHFLNSLFNQTSSKKSKSKSITTTQSTKNEDESPSGWRRKRRSSISLFRSGNGNTNIVSDTKSTLSKTPPTCQISQVPLKSSSYKDYNTPSDITKLSTNENQNKNGNFKIKTGLFKKSSSENGLLEKSKICDVKHDEHHQKYDATMAIKELKRFILDDDGDSDSSSDLFELTTCDLGYNSSGLPVFETTHIDSIKRGAPICS; encoded by the coding sequence ATGCCTAAAACCATTCCACCTCTACAAGAACATAAGAAACTGTTCCATCGTAGAAACGGTTCAGGCGAGTTTCATACGTTCGCTGGTTACTTCGAAACCACCAATAGCGCCTTCACTCATAAGAACTATATGAAAGAAGGTGTTGGAAGATTGAGTCTTGATATCCCAAACAATAGATCAAGAAACTCGATTCCTTTACATGACATGATAATGGAGAATCGAAATCCGATTCCTTTACAAACTGCAATAATAATGGATCACAACCCTATGTTGATCAAGAATGAAAAGAAGCACAAACAACCAAGTTCACCAGGAGGTAAGTTGGCTCATTTCTTGAATTCCCTTTTCAATCAAACATCTTCCAAAAAGTCCAAGTCTAAATCGATCACTACAACGCAATCTACTAAAAATGAAGATGAGAGCCCTAGCGGTTGGAGACGAAAAAGGAGGAGTAGCATTAGTCTTTTCAGGAGTGGAAATGGTAATACCAACATTGTAAGTGACACAAAATCTACTCTCTCAAAAACACCACCTACATGTCAAATATCACAAGTACCTTTAAAGAGTTCAAGCTATAAAGATTACAATACTCCAAGTGATATTACAAAATTGTCTACCAACGAAAACCAAAACAAAAATGGAAACTTCAAGATCAAAACTGGGTTGTTTAAGAAAAGTAGTTCTGAAAATGGGTTATTGGAAAAAAGTAAAATTTGTGATGTAAAACATGATGAGCATCACCAGAAGTATGATGCAACAATGGCGATTAAAGAATTGAAAAGAttcattcttgatgatgatggagaTAGTGATTCAAGTTCTGATCTATTTGAGTTAACAACTTGTGATTTGGGTTATAATTCAAGTGGTTTGCCAGTTTTTGAGACCACCCATATTGATAGCATCAAAAGGGGTGCACCAATCTGTAGCTAA